Within Anguilla anguilla isolate fAngAng1 chromosome 11, fAngAng1.pri, whole genome shotgun sequence, the genomic segment cacaacacactacaacacaacatacagaaatacaacaaaatataaaaaatacagcaaatcTTTATGTAGCATCTAACATAATTCAATAACCGAGCAGTGCTATCACTGGGATTTAatgtacaaattaaataaaaatcaattctCAAAAACTAATATAAGAGAGTGTGAAACACCTTGAAATTGAAGTTTAAAAATGAGGCACAGCACAGGTAAAAGCTCTTCCCCTGCTTGCTTGATGACTAGAATCACACAGAACCAGAATCACACAGGACTCAAATATCTTGTTCTAAAAAAACCTCTTCATTCTATGATATTCTAGCAATGCAGAGTAGTTTAGCCTGACAGCTATAAGTAGCCACCTACAGTAAGTAGTTAACTGAAAACATTATTGTCACTTCTTGTCATGTTGCAGCAAAGTTGTGTAAGGGTCCAGTACAGCGAATACCAacatcaaaacatcaaaaagtTTCCTTCTCCGCACCTCATATCTACCATCTTTTCAGCTATTTTGAATAGGTCTAGATCATGCATAAAAAGTTCACGTAACCCAGCAAagtcacaaaaatattttcaaaactttCCAAGACTTAAACATTTTTGAGAGATTATGAAAGTTGGGAAAATGCCTGGTCGGGTGAAAGGGCTAACAGTCGCTTAGTTCCCCCCACCACAGATGTTAGCTATGCAGCTGAAGCCGTTATATCACTATTGCAGGGAGTTTGGCAAGGCAGGATTATTGTTGTTCATGTTGTTGCAAGCAAAGGACTGGACAATTCTGGGCAGTCATTCCTGTCCCCATTTCCATTAATGGGTGGGACAGATACACCACAAACAAGGTATGGTCTGTCAGAACACCAGAAGACAAATGAAACTGTCTTTCAGTTCCACCCAGCAAAAACCATTCCTGTAGTCCCATTGTATGGCAGCAAAAAACTGATGTGGCACTAACTCCTCCACACTAAGAACAAGGCACACTCAAGGAGTAAAAGACACATCTCTCATTCCAGGCAGATATGATCCAGCCATGATGTCACAAATCTATTGCCCCTTGCATTCCATTTCCTGAAGCTGTTTTGTGATTGGCAGGTGAACagagagaagaaggaggaaaagCAGGGAGAGGAAGCCATAGGAGTGAAAAGTCAGCTTTAGAATGGAGGTGGGTgtaggcggggtgggggggtggggtttgaggtttaatttttttttttgaggggttcTCCAAAATACAATGGCCTACCATCCCATTGCATTTTTACGTTTCCCTTGGATTCCCTGGAATGTCCCTTGTTTGCATTTTCCCTGGAACATTTGCAGGTCTGAAGTCTGAAATATTGATCACCCTTTAAAGTGATTGACTGTATCAAAAATGAGGTAATGATGACATCAGTGAGTTTTGGGATGAGTTTCAAGGGAAATCCTTAGAGAAGGAGGAGTGAAGGTTGGGTGGGACAGTTTGGGACAGTCATTTTGTGGCTTGTGTATGGAGGGATGGCAATGAAGTCTcctgggggtggagggagaggtgcTGCCTGAAATCCCCTTCCTCTGAGATGGTACCTGTCTGCGCCgggcctcttcctcttcctcatagTCTTCCTCCATGCGACAGAGCCAGGAGCTCCTGTCCAAGCTCATGTGAGAGGTGGatagagggaaggggggaggggactcCAGTGGGAGGTAGGATTTGGGAAGTGGGGGCCGTGGGGGACTGATATCCTGAGgtagaaagtgagagagggaaggaaagagtaAGAAAAGGGAAGTAAGAaaagagacagaagagagagtgGGGTAGTTGAGCCAAGCAGAGAGGCACAGAaagttaggggggggggggcaggtgcagAAATCTCTCCCATCAGAAACCATACATCACTCAAACATCTGATGCTGCAAGCTTAGCCCTCAAAATAGGTACATATGCAGCAAACAACCCTAATAGTTATCACCACCATGACACCAATAAAGACCCTCAGAGTTGCAAGTATGGGGGTGAAAGGTCACAGCTTGGATGATGTACAGACATTTTTCTCTGATGCAGTGGTGGGGCAAATTCAGAGTTTGGAGAGGTTGGGGGACAGGGGACAGCTGCAGAGGGGTATGGTATTGGGGCAGGTTTCCCAGAAAGCGGGCACAACGCTCACCTCCATGCCCACCTGCTTGGGGGGCGAGTCATGTGACCCAGAGACTGGCGAGAAGGGGCTGAGAGGACTGGTGAGGCTGGTAGAGCTGAGGGGGCTGGCAGGACTGTTTGTGCTGAAGGAACCTGAAGCCAAGCTGGCCACTGTGGggcgagaggaggaggggatgtGACCGATCCTCTGCTATACCCCACACATTGGATTACATTaagaggggggagaaggagggtaCAGTAGGTGACCAGTTCTCTGCACGGCatgcacaatacattacattatgtttatTCAGCGGACACTCTTATTCAGAATGCATTAGTGTACAGGAGAACATGTCTAGTAACATTCCATTCCCAGATCAACAAGTGTAAGTGCAACATCAAAAAAAGCACCAAATGTGTTTTAACTTAATGTGTCAGTACTGATGGATGTGGCTGTGTCAGTACTTATGTGTGTCACTGTATCAGTACTTCCCTGTGTCATATTGtcagtacctctgtgtgtggctgtgtcagTGCCTCTGGATGGATTGTTCTTGTGTAGGCCCTCCAGCACATCCTGAATTTTCCAGAACTCCTTCTGGAAGTGTCTGTGGACCACCTCGTTCTTCCCAGAGGACAGAGGGCAAATATTTAGTTAAGAGTTGAAAGGTCAGAGTCAGAGTTTTCAACAGCATGTGAGGTCCAGAGAAATCAGGTAATTCATCATTAGATTAAAACCCAAGTAAATCATCAGCATTATGATGGTGAGGCCAATATCTTCGTTATACATTCACAGACGTCAAACTGTGTTTCACTGATGAGGATCACTATATGATATTGGACATAGCATTTTAAACATCAGTATTACCATCCTAAATCCAACAATACATATCTGGATGAATGAAAGAGGTCAGTCTGTCTTGTTCAAAAGCACAAGCCAGGCCGGTCACAGGAAGGTAGAGTGACTGCTGGGTCCAAAAGGAGGAAAGCAGCCTTGCTCACCTGCCCGCCAGCGTTTAGCTGCTCCCAGAGGTCACCGTGGATGGTGTTCACCTCGTCCTCCAGCACTTCAAACTCCATCCTTGTGGTAGTCAAAGCCTGAGGACAGTGTATGAGAATGGTTAGACTGTGGTAATTCTGAGATCCAGATATCTTTTATGCCCCCCTCCCTATACTGTAAAATTCTGAGCTATCGCTGTCTAAACACCTAAAGAGGACAGAGAATGGCACTCAGAATGATGAAAGGGTTCATATTAAGGCTATTTCAATGGCCTTCAAAATGCCCCATCCACCCACTCACTCATCCCTATGCCCCCCCGATCCTGGGCCCCTCCCATTCTGggcccctctctccacaccccaGCCCCATCCCCCATATCTTACACTGGAAGCCTGAGAGAGCTCCCCTCGGATATTGATGAGTTGGTTCTGCAGGGTCTCCTTCTTCAGGTGGAGCTTATCGGCCAGCGCCGGCTGCCCACGGTACACCTCCAGCTCCTGGTGGGTGGCCACCAGACTGGCTTCCAGGTTGTCCTTAGATGcaggacacacagagactcagagGTGCTTGTAATAGGAAATGTGGCAGTTTGTCATGGGGTGGTCTGACCCTCAGTTGAAGGGCCATTGGCGAGTGGGGGTGTAGGTTGCTTTTAGGGGCTACCTTTTCAACTCGCAGCCGCTGGACCAGAACCTCCTGCTCCTTCAGGAGACGGTTCTGCTCACAGAGGCGACCCAAGAGGCTctgtagagggagagagagagttctttcatttgaattcaattAAAGCTGAATATGAGTAAAAGCAGCTGAAAACAATTACTAAACCTCTTTAGCAGCAGTGGGCATGCACAGAATCATTCCGCTCCTTCACAATAACACAAGGACAAAAGGGGCAAAAATGAACTGTGGCAAAGGGAAGGCCTTATTCACCATTATTCAGAGCATCTGTCAGTcctacagtgtgtgtttgttacttCAGACACCCCATGGGAGCAGACTATCAGCCAATGGTGACTGAGTGAGCCAGAGGACAGCACAGATGGCAGTGCTcctcatactgtatattcacaGAGTTATCACGCTGTGGGAGATGACATGCTGTCAGGAATGAGCCAGGAATATGTGGTTCAACTGCAGTTGAAAGGGTCACTGTATTTCTTGCACACATTATAAAATGAATgctcattttcagtttgtggaATATCCTCTATTCTTTATATTCTTATTAAAATCATGAGGTAATGAGCCAACAGTGCAGCAGAAACTCTTTACAGCCCCTGACCTCTTTCTACACACCATAAAATACACCTCAGTTTCTCACTGCAGATGACCTGGTCCTGCAGCCACCCACTGAATGCAGGTCACATCAGAATCGTACTCTAATACCACCAGAAGAACAAGAATCAAGGTTTTACTTTACAGTTATGATTGTTGTTGAGGTGCAGTTGGGTCACTTCATGTTTAGCTTTAAAGACAGGGAGCTAAGAAACAATtcactttttcttattttatttagggCACATCTGGTTCTTACATCGATATCTATCTCACCCAACGCAGGGGGAAGGTCTGTGTAGACATCATGGAATGGTGCCACCTGCTGGTAGAAAAATTAAAGactctgtatttatttgtccCTCCAGCCGTCTGTCAATCGACAGCTGTCCTGACCATGTACTGCTGGTGATGGGAAGATGGTAATACCTGTTGCTCCAGGTAGTCCAGGTTTCTCTGTAGCTGCAGGTGTGTCATGTCATCCTGAAACAAACAATACCaatgatggagagagaaagaaaagggggagaggatagagaaagagagagagagagagagagtgcaagtTAAAATACATGCTTCATGCTGTACCTATATGTCATTTCTATACATAGTCACAAGGTGGCAGTGTGAAGAAGTGTACCAGAAGTttgcaaaatacaaaaccaaACATGCAACAGTAAAAATATCTTGAAGTGTGTTTGAAATATAGTTTcaaatacattcacattttattgaGAATCACATtacactgcagtactgtgtatgaaatgtgctatacaaacaaagattgcttgattgattgattgattgattgatgaagggcaaatatattttcatgtaataatcagcatttaaatgtatttaataaatgtgttgaaGCACATACCATGTTGTCATGGAGGGAGCCAGGGTAGTTATAATGGTACAGTCCGGAGCTCATAGAATGGCTGTCTCGATGAAATTCAtactaaaacagaaaacagaatctGAGAGTGCTGGGagtaaaaaagaacaatgtaaTACATAACCATCGTAACACTGTAGAACTATAACAATGTAACAGTGTAACAGTATAAGAATGTAACAGTGTAGCAGTATAACAATGTGACCGTATAACTATTTGGGTAACAGTGGTAATAGTATGACAATATAGGGTAACAGTGTAATAGTATGAGAATACTATTACAGGTAACAGTGTAATAGTATGAGAATATAGCAGTGTAGCAAGCATAGCATGGATAAAATAAGGATTAAGTCTTATGTATTGCGAAGATATTTATGTGGGTACCTTGGGTGAGCTGACAGACCTCCTGAGGCCGTAGACAGAGGGGTCAGTGTAGATCATGTCGTCGCGGTCGCGTTCGAAGCGTGCGCTGGGGGAGCGTATGGGGGAGTAGGGTGTctggggggaggaagaggagggggatcGGGGTACGGAGCGCGAGCGAGGCTGCATGCTCAACCGCTGCatgcctctctgtgtctgtgccagcTGGCCATAGTACCCCCcggggtgctgggggtggggcggggggcccCACGGGGACACCCGGGGGTACAGGGGCCCATCCCGCAGAGACCGCCGCTTGTCTTCCGGCGCGGTCcagtggggagggaggcggtCAAACCCCCCCGAAACAGAGCAGATGCTGTCGGGGCGCATGCCGCCCGGGGTGTATAGGGCATAATCTTCAACGTAGCGAGGACCCCCATAAACGCCATAGCAGTCTGAGGGGACTCCCCGATTTACTGCATAGTACTGAGAGgggctggagaaggagagaaagagggaataaaaaatagaaatggatagagggagagggggggtgagagaaagatgagagagaaaaatagaggaagagagacaggggaATGAGTGTGACAATGACAGGATGGGATGAAGAGAaagtaaaagagagaaaatggaaaGCAGTTAATTTTCTTTAGTTCCAGCTCACATGGTTTTCTTGTAAAAGGCATGGAAGTGTAAGAAACTGGTTCATTTAGAATGTCCTCTATGGAAACACACTAAGCCTGAAATAGAACCTGAGGCATTCGGAGTCCCTCCCCCTTACCTATGCAGGTCCTCTTGTGCGGGCACGCCCCTTCGCTGGTTGACCCACTGCTGGAGCTGTGTCATGGAGTTCTGCCTCTGCACCACCCTGTCAGAGACTGGGTGGGGTGCAGGAGCGAACCCCCTGTGCAGGTACGCATTTTCACGCTGCATCCGGGCCTCCCACTGGTCCCGTGACTCTTGGGGCTGGTAGACGCCGTAGCCACCCCATCCGTTGGGCTGGGGAGCTCCGCCTCTatccctgcccctctccccactccGCCCATCCATGTCCGAGGCTGGGGCCGACGCAGGTGGTTCCTGCTCCGCCTTGCCGACGCCCCTCTTGCCCTCCCGGAGCTCCGTTCCCCGCCCGTCACCCTCCCCCCGCTGATGTGGTTCTGCTCTCCTGGTGGCTGTGGCATTGTTCAGTCCTGTTGGTGGGATGTTCTCCATATTGTTCCTGCAAAAGGCAGCAATTTGCATGCTCAATATCTGTATCCAtcgtattctgtgtgtgtgtatgtttatacgggtgtgtgtgagtacctcTGTATAAGTGTGCTTATACACAGACCTATATGTGAGTAcctgtgcgcaggtgtgtgtacaggtttGTGTGAGTATCTctatgctggtgtgtgtgtggatacattcatgctggtgagtgtgtgtgtgaggacctCTATGctggtttgtgtgcgtgtgtgagtacctgtatgcagatgtgtgtgtacaggtgcgTGTAAGCACCTCTGTGcaggcgtgcatgtgtgtacagggGTCTATGTGAGTACCTCTATgaaggtaggtgtgtgtgtgtatgtgtgtgtgtattcaggtGTTGGTGTTACTATCtctgtgtaggtgtatgtgtgtatacagttGTCAGTGTTAGTACCTCtgagcaggtgtgtgcgtgtgaatacAGGTGTCAGTGTTAGTACctctgagcaggtgtgtgtgtgtgtgtgtgtgtgaatacaggTGTCAGTGTTAGTAtttctgtgctggtgtgtgtgtgtgtgtgtatacaggcGTCTGTGTGAGTACCTCTGAGCTGGTGTGATGGTCATGCGGGCTGCGTCACTCATAACCTTCAGCCaggcctcctgctcctctggACCCTCAGAACTGAAGTAGTATGTACGGATCCCAGCGTGCTCCACCTGCAGGCAGAATGCTGAACTACTGTTACTGTCCTCCTCGTCCACTTCACTGAAtacctgagacagagagagagggagagagtaggacagaaaggggggggggggggggggcagagcaagAGGGTGAAAAATAGAGAGAAGatagggatagagagggagagggtggcagagagagacagaaaaaattgattttagtGTTACCTCGCATTTTTCATTCCAGTAAAGCTGGTtgtaattgaattaatttgaattCGACTTAATATCGAAGAATATGACTTAAAGAGACAGGCACAAAGATGCTGATgcccacacacagctgagaggACAAGCAGCTGAAAACAATGACCAAACATCtttcacagcagcagcaggcatgCACAGAATCATTCCGCTCCTTCACAATAACATAAGGAGAAAGGGGCATAAATTAACTGTGGCATAGGGAAGGCCTTATTCACCATTAATCAGAGCATCTGTCAATcctacagtgtgtgtctgttacttCAGACACCCCATGGGAGCAGACTATCAGCCAATGGTGACTGAGTGAGCCAGAGGACAGCACAGATGGCAGTGCTCCTCATATATTCACAGAGTTATCACGCTGTGGGAGATGACATGCTGTCAGGAATGAGCCAGGAATGTGTAACAGTGCAACAGTGGTACTGCAGAGCAAAGGGTCACTGTATTTGTTGCaaattgcatgcattttaacaTGAATGCTCACTTTCAATTTGTGGAATACCCTCTATTATTTCTATTccatatatataatttaataatttaattgaaagGCAAGTAAAAACAGGTTAGCATAATGCACAAAGATCAATTCAAgtgcatgtctgagtgtgtgtggtactCTATGCATGTGCAATCCctaagaatgtttttgtttcagcttaTAAAGTCTGTGAAATTCCACCACCATTGTGCTTTGCAGAAAAATTGAGGAGCAACACTGTTAACACACAAAGTCAAACTCATGAAGCAGTCCTGGAGTCATGAAGCAGggggtgaaataaaaaacaatattgtctccaatttttagattttttctgCATGTTTATGTCTGCATAATGACATATTTAAGATttcataagaaataaaatgtcaggTCTTGGCTTCCTTTGTAATATTACGATgatgcaatctttttttttctatcacaCTGAATAGCTACATGATACAATGACATAATGGTTTAGGTATTCCATGTACTAGTGTACACCGATAGCCTATGTATTGTGTTACAGTGGGTACTGAAAAATAATACTGTCAAAAAATTACCCTGAGGTGGGGACCTCAGATATCCTATGGGGCTGAAGCTGATTTAAAGTTTTGGAAACCCCTGGCATGTTGGTCATGGCTAGATGTTGGGGACAGATGTATGGATGGACAATGAGCACAGCCCATGGCTATAAACACATGCTGcatgcagaggagagagagagacaggcactACCTACAATACGGGAGCTCATCAGGGATCTCAAACAGGCAAAGTGAAGGACAGCCTCACTCAGGGGTCCTCAGAGACAAGAGTGAACAGGACAGAATGACACAGGTCAAAGGGTCAGAGGTTGCCGGGTAACAGTGGAGGTGCTGatactgaattcttctctaggCCTTTCACATCGCATATGGCAGTTGAAttattaaagattaaaaaatgtttttttttccattctatTCATTGGAACGTAATGCACTAAAAAGTGCACTAAATTCACTAAAACCTTCATATCCTGTAACAAAAAAGAGTTGCTAATACAGTAACATTAGAGATTCTGAGTTTTTCATTTGCTGGTGGTGTCTACCTGTCGACAGGTTACTGCATtaaattacaatcacttagccggttctcttatccaaagtgatgaGCGATACAGCTTACATGATCCATAGCATTAATCTGTTTCcttagctgagagagaaagctTTAAAGATTTGTTGCTAGTATCAACATTTCTGAGTCGCAATACTCTTGTCTACTTTCACTTTCACCCACAAGGGGGAAACATCACAACAAATAATTCTGTAAAGCTTAGGTTCAGCCAGTGCAGTAGCTATAAtttatgtgaataaaaatgaaagcccGATGCATTACAGGGTAATTATCAACCCCACTTGATGAAGCAGAAACATAAATAAAGGCTGCTTGCTTTGATGTAGATGATACCTTCAGATGCTGCAAGAACCAAATAcagcattcttttttcttttaaaacacacacacacagcagcatttAGAATGAAAGCCACTTTGCATAATAACATGAAGTAGACATATTCATCATACGCAGACTCTAGACATATGCCTCAGAGAAGCAATGGAACAGAGCCACAGAGCTGTTGCTACAGTAACACAGTGTGCAGTTCCAGGGAAAGCGATCAACAAACCTACCTGCCGGCCATCTTGCATCAGGCATAATAATAAGCCAAGCCCACGGGATAACTTACatgatatttttcattgtttaaatgttGGCTGGGAGCTCTGCTTGGCCTGGGaataattcaaatgatttattcctaaaataaatatgcacactcatttttttcctgaaatagAAATTTCCGTTTGAAATATGAGAGGAGTTTGTTATAAGTCTTTGGTAGAAGAATACAATGAAAAAAGTAGACACAtactgagattaaaaaaaacgcTGTGTGCTGTTTGCTTGTAGTTTGTGAAAAACTGGTTTTGCCTGATCATGGTCAAACAACACATTGTACCATAATCCTTGGggccagtttttttattttattgtttgtacaTTCACTATCTTGTGAAAACAGCTCTGTGGTGTGGGGTTCTAGTTTTTGGGACCATCCCAAAACAGGAATTCCATGGTTATTTATGGAGGACAACAAAGGCCTGACCAACTCCCTTGTGGAGTTTTCTAAAATTTGAATGGACTGCTGTCAGGTACTTTCTAAATTCCTAAACATTGGGACTGAAAAATCTTTCTGCTTGCTCAAACAGAGCTGTCATATATCCTAGACATTTGTCCTAATACAATCCCCTCCCCCATGCAAGTCTTTGATAAAGGGCTTCTTAAGTAGCAATCCTTTAGAGGAGAGGAACACAAAGAACAGCTACCCAGTATGTGGTGGTATGCCACAGCCCAGTGGGACAGTAAGTGGGAGTAAACTCCCATATTGAAATGGTGCtttcttcttgttcttgttcttcttcttcttatcatgattaaaaaaataataataatggcccCTGCCTCTAGCTAAGGAACCTACTGTACAACTGCAATGTACAAGGTCACATGAGACAGTCTACTCACTCCTGGTGAACTAACTACAGCCTACAACATTGTCAAGCTAATGAAgtatatttgaatttgaatttgacttaAACCCCAGAGGAACATCGGCTTGTCCACCGAAGACTTAAATCCCTGTAGAACTCACAGAGCATATTAGAATAAAGcctattatattatttttaaattattgtcgTTAAATTATACCTTTTGCACTGTTCCCAggtaaatagtttctattttcattttccaagatgcattaaaatgaaaatataatatatataaaaaatgtccaAAGAGAAAGAGGTGGGAAGAGAGCAGTTTGCTGCTTGCTCCAATGTAGGATGGCCAGATGTGTCCAGTGGCCGACCAATGCCCCCTTCCCTCTCAGGGAAATACCAGGGTAATTCAGAGAGGAGAAGGTCCACAGCACAGAAAGCTTAAGGTGTGTGTGATGGAAGcagtaagaaaaaaacaaccccccccacacacacacacgcacacacacacacacacacacacaggcactcgtatgcacacgcacacacacacacacacacacacacacacacacacacacacacgcatgcacacgttaCAAATAGACTTGAGATGATACGTCCCCTGGGGCACTCGGGCTTCCGAAGGGCAGACTCACTGATCCGAAagtgccacacacacagcaggcaaaGACTTGATTCTGATTTCTTGTGATAGCTGTGCTGAGACACTGCACAGCGCATGCCTGGGTAGATAAATACACCCCCAGGAGCAAAACAACGGctgatatttgaaaatgtaagagTGTCTAGCCTTTTTTGTTATGAGTGATAGTCGCCTCCACGTGTACTCCAGGTGCAGTTCTCTCTGCAGTAGGGTAACTGTCAATGTTAGAACTGTCCGGGTATCAGCCAGATAATGCAGTAGGTGGGGAAAACACAGGCCGAAGGCTAAGAGACGCTAAAATTACTGGTGTGGTCAGAACagcaaactgacttgttggataTTGCAACCCCCCTCCCATGAAGACtcatgggagggggggttgaaCTCAGAATACTATCATAAATAGTGTAGTACAAGCGGGAATAAAACTTCTGTCTTACATAACCGCAGTGCTACGCTTCTTAGCTAGAGACATGATTCATTTATGATAGAAAACTGCAAGGACCCCAGACACAGGAAGGAGGGTGGGCACAAATAAGCTCATATTATGACATCAGTGGATGACATCGTCCATTAAGGACACCTAGCTGGAATGAGCTCATCTACCTCAGAAAAAGGATCACTTACTGCTGATTTACACATACTGCTGATTCTCTTGCCCCTGCTGCTATACACTGAGCTATTGTGTGGCATGTTACCTGTGGAGGTGAGTAGGAGGTAGTCTAATTACCTGGAAAAAAACTAAGCAAGCGTAATAACCAAATATTCAGGTACAGTTACAAGTCACCAAACCAGATGTGAAGCGTTAGCTGTGGCTGCTTGCTCTGAGGTATGGTGATAGATCTGCCACggtgcacacaaaaaaacaacagagacTAGATCAGTCAGCACCAGTGAAAGGGCTGCCAGAACAGTACAATGCCACACCAGATACTGTACAGATGCTGTAAGGATAGGGCAGCTGGAGACCTAAAGCCAGCCAATCACCAGCCAGATTAATACAATATATACAAGGACTTCATAAAGCATGCATAATGCATGCCTTTGTGAGCATGATATTGTCTGTGAGTCATTCATATGCTGTTGCAGTTGTATAGTGTCTCACAGAGTAACTTAGCAAGTGCTATTTAAAGAAACAGTGCAAAAAAGACAGCAGACATTCTGAAAATATCTAAAATC encodes:
- the LOC118207587 gene encoding pleckstrin homology domain-containing family A member 6-like isoform X10, yielding MSSRIVFSEVDEEDSNSSSAFCLQVEHAGIRTYYFSSEGPEEQEAWLKVMSDAARMTITPAQRNNMENIPPTGLNNATATRRAEPHQRGEGDGRGTELREGKRGVGKAEQEPPASAPASDMDGRSGERGRDRGGAPQPNGWGGYGVYQPQESRDQWEARMQRENAYLHRGFAPAPHPVSDRVVQRQNSMTQLQQWVNQRRGVPAQEDLHSPSQYYAVNRGVPSDCYGVYGGPRYVEDYALYTPGGMRPDSICSVSGGFDRLPPHWTAPEDKRRSLRDGPLYPRVSPWGPPPHPQHPGGYYGQLAQTQRGMQRLSMQPRSRSVPRSPSSSSPQTPYSPIRSPSARFERDRDDMIYTDPSVYGLRRSVSSPKYEFHRDSHSMSSGLYHYNYPGSLHDNMDDMTHLQLQRNLDYLEQQQVAPFHDVYTDLPPALGEIDIDSLLGRLCEQNRLLKEQEVLVQRLRVEKDNLEASLVATHQELEVYRGQPALADKLHLKKETLQNQLINIRGELSQASSALTTTRMEFEVLEDEVNTIHGDLWEQLNAGGQNEVVHRHFQKEFWKIQDVLEGLHKNNPSRGTDTATHRVASLASGSFSTNSPASPLSSTSLTSPLSPFSPVSGSHDSPPKQVGMEDISPPRPPLPKSYLPLESPPPFPLSTSHMSLDRSSWLCRMEEDYEEEEEARRRQYKYTVHSDTSSGGRTNSSDQQKPEDDRHASTNKVGIVPPRTKSPTGEETKSIPPSQQGDSALANGHISRGRPKSAVFSAEVKSKMSVEEQNARIRRNQSNSVRDKRRSLNTSGSQQGDAFRPSYRVVRRRLTSHEVDIKDLEEAVRGQGMESPREEIARLRRLQIKPEHSKSKVKNELPSTDKVLIQERYVEEEPDTPLSPEEVLEKQKKVERIKTLIAKSNLQNMVPLLDGPAERQGDPDQQLQEQEKRIEISCALAAEASRRSRLLSVSHQPSSSSYFILAQSAPSTPTAVTNLTPSPSAELSDSSHFIKV
- the LOC118207587 gene encoding pleckstrin homology domain-containing family A member 6-like isoform X9, which produces MLKFRADRRVSQNDHNGTNGHPVIRNHLVEIKRTQTHLPSSSPDMSTKATGKRFVSFASDVNSNNLTMVSDLPPETQVSSQTPRSTRKAATFGKRSNSMRRNPTAEVTKQGWLYKQASNGVKQWNKRWFVLTDRCLFYYKDDKEEAVLGSLPLLGFRIGPVQPSDSISRKYAFKVFSEVDEEDSNSSSAFCLQVEHAGIRTYYFSSEGPEEQEAWLKVMSDAARMTITPAQRNNMENIPPTGLNNATATRRAEPHQRGEGDGRGTELREGKRGVGKAEQEPPASAPASDMDGRSGERGRDRGGAPQPNGWGGYGVYQPQESRDQWEARMQRENAYLHRGFAPAPHPVSDRVVQRQNSMTQLQQWVNQRRGVPAQEDLHSPSQYYAVNRGVPSDCYGVYGGPRYVEDYALYTPGGMRPDSICSVSGGFDRLPPHWTAPEDKRRSLRDGPLYPRVSPWGPPPHPQHPGGYYGQLAQTQRGMQRLSMQPRSRSVPRSPSSSSPQTPYSPIRSPSARFERDRDDMIYTDPSVYGLRRSVSSPKYEFHRDSHSMSSGLYHYNYPGSLHDNMDDMTHLQLQRNLDYLEQQQVAPFHDVYTDLPPALGEIDIDSLLGRLCEQNRLLKEQEVLVQRLRVEKDNLEASLVATHQELEVYRGQPALADKLHLKKETLQNQLINIRGELSQASSALTTTRMEFEVLEDEVNTIHGDLWEQLNAGGQNEVVHRHFQKEFWKIQDVLEGLHKNNPSRGTDTATHRVASLASGSFSTNSPASPLSSTSLTSPLSPFSPVSGSHDSPPKQVGMEYKYTVHSDTSSGGRTNSSDQQKPEDDRHASTNKVGIVPPRTKSPTGEETKSIPPSQQGDSALANGHISRGRPKSAVFSAEVKSKMSVEEQNARIRRNQSNSVRDKRRSLNTSGSQQGDAFRPSYRVVRRRLTSHEVDIKDLEEAVRGQGMESPREEIARLRRLQIKPEHSKSKVKNELPSTDKVLIQERYVEEEPDTPLSPEEVLEKQKKVERIKTLIAKSNLQNMVPLLDGPAERQGDPDQQLQEQEKRIEISCALAAEASRRSRLLSVSHQPSSSSYFILAQSAPSTPTAVTNLTPSPSAELSDSSHFIKV